A portion of the Oligoflexus sp. genome contains these proteins:
- a CDS encoding ATP-binding protein — MGETAARRYEAMTATLYEPSLGTDAAKVESAAAGKRLELVIRQILSDEECGSEWERRRLVRIIERAMSLSEGKKLLKHILAPLEAEKKSLARLLDKQDPELVIEDGVAFAADEAVALKLLGIFLHLIRNAIDHGMESPEERKQSGKRSQGRIVIRSEIDAGALCMTVFDDGRGLDVKRLARIYEARRGRSPESDEDAAAIIFEAGISTKDKASEISGRGVGMDAVLSEVHALGGEISIRLGVMADATGHRPFEFLMTFPLPMGRVLPSWKAGA; from the coding sequence TTGGGTGAGACGGCGGCCCGACGCTACGAGGCCATGACCGCGACCCTCTATGAACCTTCGCTTGGCACGGATGCGGCGAAGGTGGAGTCAGCGGCGGCCGGGAAACGATTGGAACTTGTCATCCGCCAGATCCTGTCCGATGAAGAGTGCGGCAGTGAATGGGAACGAAGGCGTCTTGTGCGTATCATCGAACGGGCGATGAGTCTGAGCGAAGGCAAAAAACTGCTCAAACACATCCTTGCACCCTTGGAGGCAGAAAAGAAATCTCTCGCGAGGCTTTTGGATAAGCAGGACCCGGAACTTGTCATCGAAGATGGAGTGGCGTTCGCTGCGGACGAAGCCGTGGCTTTGAAACTCCTGGGCATCTTTCTGCATTTAATTCGTAACGCGATTGATCATGGCATGGAATCTCCCGAGGAACGAAAGCAAAGTGGCAAGCGTTCCCAGGGGCGGATCGTCATTCGATCCGAGATTGATGCAGGCGCGCTCTGCATGACTGTGTTCGACGACGGTCGCGGACTTGATGTGAAACGCCTGGCGCGCATTTATGAGGCGCGAAGGGGCCGGAGTCCTGAGTCTGATGAAGACGCAGCGGCTATTATCTTCGAAGCCGGAATTTCGACCAAGGATAAGGCTTCGGAAATATCCGGGCGTGGCGTGGGTATGGACGCCGTGCTTTCAGAAGTTCACGCTCTGGGTGGTGAAATCTCGATTCGTCTTGGGGTGATGGCCGATGCCACGGGGCATCGACCTTTTGAGTTTCTCATGACCTTTCCTTTGCCCATGGGGCGCGTCCTTCCTTCCTGGAAAGCCGGCGCCTGA
- a CDS encoding sensor histidine kinase, which translates to MHLVRMTAGMLISFLWLMLAPKALGVSTAPVVTLDLAGTTNIGDRFLLLTDNRSLDIHSISEKDHAGAFQIPSPADLNGGYSESIYWIKLSLHNPTPEQEWFLVAETPYMQFDVWRVHPDAAPTLLVAGSDAKNFVPLTLASGSQAVFYLRMHTPYIADLKFHLMNREHLNRRNYKQTVFASLIAGCFLAMIIYNFFLFMTLRDKNYLYYLLFGLVNSHLNLLAVNFPTGIDYAFGWNWWAIMPYYVPMAPLVTFLFARSFLQSRYEIPRLDKVLLAYMGGLLLWMMAGFIVPASTHLNLLNVYMLLGVFLLILAGCRSLMKGYQPARFFLAGIGTFLIGILMLLLRSVGVLPSNFFTNNIHLLAQAAEMMLMSMALAHRIKLLEDAKTRAEVTAEVKSGLLRIISHDIVTPLTVVKATAWQLKKEVTDPSRVERVVRAASIIEEIVGFIRKKEMMENGEALALGAVLLRNTFDELAFLFHDRAQEKNIDLHFELEHSELAVLAEPVSLSNEVLGNLIANAIKFSFPGSPVRIRADRAKNGHVTIIIQDQGMGMDKATVARLFDSSIKQSRVGTQGEKGIGFGMPLAKAYVDAYGGRIEAQSQNASEASQNQGTTICITLKAATVLP; encoded by the coding sequence ATGCACCTGGTTCGTATGACAGCGGGAATGCTGATCAGCTTCTTGTGGCTTATGCTGGCACCCAAGGCGCTCGGCGTTTCGACCGCTCCCGTGGTCACGCTGGATCTTGCCGGAACGACCAATATCGGCGATCGCTTTCTTCTCTTAACGGATAACCGCAGTCTCGATATCCACTCGATTTCTGAGAAGGATCATGCAGGCGCGTTCCAGATTCCCAGTCCCGCGGATCTGAATGGGGGATATTCTGAGTCCATCTACTGGATCAAGCTCAGTCTTCATAATCCCACGCCCGAGCAGGAATGGTTCCTCGTCGCGGAAACGCCTTATATGCAGTTCGACGTCTGGCGGGTCCACCCGGATGCGGCGCCGACTCTGCTCGTCGCTGGATCCGATGCCAAAAACTTTGTGCCTCTGACACTGGCAAGTGGTTCGCAGGCTGTCTTTTACCTTCGCATGCATACGCCCTATATCGCCGATCTTAAATTCCACCTCATGAACCGGGAGCATCTGAATCGGCGCAATTATAAGCAGACTGTCTTCGCCTCTTTGATCGCTGGATGTTTTCTGGCCATGATCATCTACAACTTTTTTCTCTTCATGACGCTGCGGGATAAGAACTATTTATACTACCTCCTTTTTGGATTGGTGAATTCCCATCTGAATCTTCTGGCCGTGAATTTTCCGACTGGTATAGATTACGCCTTCGGCTGGAACTGGTGGGCGATCATGCCCTATTACGTGCCGATGGCGCCGCTGGTCACCTTTCTGTTCGCACGTTCCTTTCTGCAAAGCCGCTATGAGATCCCGCGTCTCGACAAAGTGCTCCTCGCCTACATGGGCGGACTTCTTCTTTGGATGATGGCCGGATTCATTGTGCCGGCCTCCACGCATTTGAATCTTTTGAACGTCTACATGCTCCTGGGCGTCTTCCTCCTTATCCTGGCTGGTTGCCGCAGCCTCATGAAGGGATACCAGCCGGCGCGTTTTTTCCTGGCCGGGATCGGCACCTTTCTGATCGGTATTCTGATGCTTCTTTTGCGCTCGGTCGGTGTTCTGCCCAGCAACTTCTTTACGAACAATATCCATCTCCTGGCCCAGGCGGCCGAGATGATGCTGATGTCCATGGCCCTGGCTCACCGCATTAAGCTGCTGGAAGATGCGAAGACGCGCGCCGAAGTCACAGCCGAAGTGAAAAGCGGCCTTCTGCGCATCATTTCGCATGATATCGTCACGCCCTTGACCGTAGTCAAAGCCACAGCCTGGCAATTGAAAAAAGAGGTGACGGATCCCTCGCGCGTGGAACGCGTCGTACGGGCCGCGTCGATCATTGAAGAAATCGTCGGTTTCATCCGTAAAAAAGAGATGATGGAGAATGGGGAGGCTCTTGCGCTGGGGGCGGTGCTTCTGCGAAACACGTTTGATGAGCTGGCCTTCCTTTTCCATGATCGCGCTCAGGAAAAGAACATAGACCTTCATTTCGAACTGGAGCATTCCGAACTCGCCGTGCTGGCGGAACCGGTCAGCCTCAGCAATGAAGTCCTCGGGAATCTGATTGCCAATGCCATTAAATTTTCTTTTCCTGGATCCCCTGTGCGCATTCGAGCCGACCGGGCGAAAAACGGCCACGTGACGATCATCATTCAGGATCAGGGCATGGGCATGGATAAGGCGACAGTCGCGAGGCTTTTTGATTCATCCATCAAACAAAGCCGTGTGGGCACTCAGGGTGAAAAAGGCATTGGCTTCGGGATGCCTTTGGCCAAAGCCTACGTCGACGCCTATGGCGGCCGCATCGAAGCCCAGAGTCAGAACGCGTCCGAGGCTTCGCAGAATCAAGGCACCACGATCTGCATCACACTCAAAGCTGCGACGGTTCTTCCTTAG
- a CDS encoding BON domain-containing protein: protein MYRTLSGLFLAAVFLSFSFARAENPGQLVPDRPVGITAEHQSNDEADVTITLKIRQAVVKDDDLSLYAQNVKIITVDGQVVLKGPVRSEQEKLKVERLAQEIAGKDSVRSEIEVAPW, encoded by the coding sequence ATGTATCGGACGCTGTCTGGTCTTTTCCTTGCTGCAGTTTTTCTCTCGTTTTCCTTTGCGCGAGCTGAAAATCCAGGACAGCTGGTCCCGGATCGACCTGTCGGCATCACGGCGGAACATCAGAGCAATGACGAAGCCGATGTCACCATCACCCTTAAAATCCGACAGGCTGTTGTCAAAGATGATGATCTTTCTCTTTATGCGCAGAATGTGAAAATCATCACCGTCGATGGGCAGGTGGTTTTGAAAGGCCCGGTTCGCAGCGAGCAGGAAAAACTGAAGGTTGAACGCCTCGCCCAGGAAATTGCCGGCAAGGACAGCGTCCGCAGTGAAATCGAAGTCGCTCCCTGGTGA